Proteins from one Falco cherrug isolate bFalChe1 chromosome 7, bFalChe1.pri, whole genome shotgun sequence genomic window:
- the FSD2 gene encoding fibronectin type III and SPRY domain-containing protein 2 encodes MSSRSGSAGEYETSDQSPSCSASPPVPESSETEAEGLIFYHMDLYGSKERFDIFPEDLSGQGDRSWGDTRREPALSSQKFQRSQEAGYDLEKEVAELAKMYGLDEDREKELELLGGHVENRWPRTGKAKSQGSIYNASKSISPVKDQSQSTKPQGLPDEASQDEEPSKARAEDEAESCIQSREGLSSGGMSDEWNSQAVSEEEEVADVFCSTCKIPIRAFDKLFGEHKDHEVAQLPSAMESEKEEIHKNMCKLEEQIAQMENFACHLEEIFITVEENFGRQEQNFEVHYNNAVQVLAQKYEEQLEALGEEKRQKLEALYGQLVSCGEHLDTCKELTDATQELYLENDKANFMKAAVAMVDRLEEFLKKEVDLELSMLPDFEKRVIDFSEVEQLMNSINTIPAPCAPVINPQAPNAATGTSLRVCWGLFSDDTVESYQLCYKPVSNETHSDEQAEHTLKVKETYCTITNLLPNTQYEFWVSALNAAGISPPSERAVYVTAPSPPTIKSKKIRSCENAALVCWESRDVNPVDSYTVELSKLTDEEDGDSITESIVGIPNCEVIIHLQPAQSYRICVRALNLGGSSERSDPVLIHTTGTYFCLNEDTAHPLLAILGDGFTIACDELENPECDLPVYDNSFTRCIGILGSLIPFPGKHYWEVEVEEDTEYRIGVAFENTPRHGYLGANNSSWCMRHIITPSRHKYEFLHSGMTPDIRITIPPRRLGILLDYENCRLSFFNADIAQHLYAFNARFQHYVHPCFALETPGILRIHTGLAVPPWTALP; translated from the exons ATGTCATCCAGATCTGGCAGTGCAGGAGAGTATGAAACTAGTGACCAGTCACCCAGCTGTTCAGCTTCCCCACCAGTCCCAGAGTCTAGTGAGACTGAGGCTGAAGGCTTGATATTTTATCACATGGATCTTTATGGATCAAAGGAGAGGTTTGATATCTTTCCTGAAGACCTGTCTGGTCAAGGAGACAGATCTTGGGGGGATACAAGAAGGGAACCTGCACTGAGTAGTCAAAAATTTCAGCGATCACAGGAAGCTGGATATGATTTGGAAAAGGAGGTTGCAGAGTTGGCTAAGATGTATGGACTTGATGAAGATAGAGAAAAAGAGCTTGAGCTTCTTGGAGGACATGTAGAGAACAGATGGCCTcgcacaggaaaagcaaaatcacaAGGCTCCATATATAATGCATCAAAAAGCATCTCTCCAGTGAAAGATCAAAGTCAAAGTACAAAGCCACAGGGACTTCCTGATGAAGCTTCTCAAGATGAAGAACCAAGTAAAGCCAGAGCAGAGGATGAGGCTGAGAGCTGCATACAGTCCAGAGAGGGGCTTAGCAGCGGTGGCATGTCAGATGAGTGGAACAGTCAGGCTgtcagtgaggaggaggaagtggcAGATGTTTTTTGTTCTACCTGCAAGATTCCAATCCGAGCTTTTGACAAACTCTTCGGTGAGCACAAGGATCATGAGGTGGCTCAGCTCCCCAGTGCCATGGAAAGCGAAAAG GAGGAGATTCATAAAAACATGTGCAAGTTGGAGGAGCAGATTGCTCAGATGGAAAACTTTGCCTGTCACTTGGAGGAAATCTTCATCACTGTAGAG GAAAACTttgggaggcaggagcagaacTTCGAGGTGCATTACAACAATGCAGTGCAAGTGCTTGCTCAGAAGTATGAAGAACAGTTGGAAGCActgggggaagagaagaggCAGAAGTTAGAAGCTTTATATGGGCAGCTGGTCAGCTGTGGGGAACACCTCGACACCTGCAAGGAGCTGACAGATGCAACCCAGGAGCTTTACCTGGAAAATGACAAAGCCAATTTTATGAAG gCAGCAGTAGCCATGGTTGACAG GCTGGAAGAATTCTTAAAGAAAGAAGTGGATTTGGAGCTTTCAATGCTGCCAGACTTTGAAAAGCGGGTCATAGATTTCTCTGAAGTTGAACAGCTAATGAACTCCATTAATACTATTCCAG ctccttgtgcccctgtGATCAATCCCCAAGCTCCCAATGCAGCGACTGGCACCTCACTGAGAGTTTGCTGGGGCCTTTTCTCAGATGACACTGTTGAGTCCTACCAACTGTGCTATAAACCAGTCAGCAACGAGACGCACAGTGATGAACAAGCAG AGCACACTTTAAAAGTCAAAGAAACATACTGCACCATTACTAATCTGTTGCCGAATACACAGTATGAATTTTGGGTCAGTGCTTTAAATGCTGCTGGTATCAGTCCACCAAGTGAAAGAGCAGTTTATGTaacag CTCCTTCACCACCTaccataaaaagtaaaaagatcCGAAGCTGTGAAAATGCAGCACTGGTGTGCTGGGAATCTAGAGACGTTAACCCTGTTGATTCCTACACGGTTGAATTGTCCAAGCTGACAGATGAAGAAGATGGCGACAGTATTACTGA ATCTATTGTTGGGATTCCTAACTGCGAAGTCATAATtcacctgcagccagcacaaAGCTATCGCATCTGTGTTAGAGCCCTTAACCTGGGTGGTTCCAGTGAAAGAAGTGACCCTGTCCTGATACACACCACAG GCACCTACTTCTGCCTTAACGAGGACACAGCCCATCCTTTACTGGCGATTCTAGGTGATGGATTTACAATTGCATGTGATGAACTGGAAAACCCAGAGTGTGATCTGCCCGTCTATGATAACAGCTTTACAAG GTGTATTGGGATCCTGGGCAGTCTGATCCCATTTCCGGGAAAGCATTACTGGGAGGTGGAAGTTGAGGAAGACACAGAGTACAGAATCGGTGTGGCTTTTGAAAATACTCCGAGACATGGCTATCTGGGGGCAAACAACTCATCCTGGTGCATGAGGCATATCATCACACCATCAAG GCACAAGTACGAATTCCTGCACAGTGGGATGACACCAGACATCAGAATTACCATCCCCCCCAGAAGGCTCGGCATCCTGCTGGACTATGAGAACTGCAGACTGTCATTTTTCAATGCAGATATTGCCCAGCACCTTTATGCATTCAATGCACGTTTCCAGCATTATGTCCAcccctgctttgctttggaaaCACCAGGTATCTTACGGATACACACTGGACTGGCAGTACCCCCATGGACTGCCCTCCCATAA